A portion of the Carettochelys insculpta isolate YL-2023 chromosome 26, ASM3395843v1, whole genome shotgun sequence genome contains these proteins:
- the LOC142001980 gene encoding high affinity immunoglobulin alpha and immunoglobulin mu Fc receptor-like isoform X2, with translation MTSFSVSSVSSARRRIQVTGDVGGAITIECPVKDISKRKFWCKELKTNACVTIVSTSPYVNDDYKDRISIMEGPQEGLFQITIRRLEEDDAGLYACGTGSHNDRNSGKTLQVELKVSNEVIPSQTPNGDASYTTLGIQFPVSRTITPEKALDSTFIYARTGSTTKGIPKNSRTSGDAQPMPTQRSLRSSYGNDAFQILIPILLIILLLVASVILVRKQLQGKKGTSIYTLGCSGEAASCETYGINLRLSALEEVQGHNHMENIYSACPLRFERADKSRSHVPHESDHYRIDL, from the exons TTCAAGTGACAGGTGATGTTGGAGGAGCCATCACCATCGAGTGTCCTGTGAAGGACATTTCCAAGCGAAAATTCTGGTGCAAGGAGCTCAAGACAAATGCCTGTGTCACCATCGTCTCTACCTCTCCCTACGTCAATGACGATTACAAAGACAGAATATCCATCATGGAGGGGCCCCAGGAAGGGCTATTTCAAATTACAATCAGAAGGCTGGAAGAGGATGATGCTGGATTGTACGCATGTGGGACAGGAAGTCACAATGACAGAAACAGTGGAAAGACCCTGCAAGTGGAGCTGAAGGTTTCTAATG AAGTCATACCATCACAGACGCCTAATGGAGATGCGTCTTATACCACACTTGGCATACAGTTCCCTGTGAGTAGGACAATCACACCTGAAAAAGCCCTAGACAGCACTTTTATCTATGCAAGAACTGGAAGTACGACTAAGGGGATTCCAAAGAACTCCAGGACAAGTGGTGATGCACAGCCCATGCCTACACAGCG ATCTTTGAGAAGCAGTTATGGGAATGATGCCTTTCAAATCCTGATACCAATTCTCCTGATAATACTGCTGCTTGTGGCTTCTGTGATACTTGTTAGAAAACAGCTACAAGGGAAGAAAG GCACTTCAATCTATACGCTTGGATGTTCTGGAGAAGCAGCTTCCTGTGAAACCTATGGAATAAACCTGAGGCTGAGTGCACTTGAAGAGGTCCAAGGACACAATCACATGGAAAATATCTACAGTGCATGTCCCCTCAGGTTTGAGAGAGCTGACAAGAGCA ggTCTCATGTACCTCACGAGTCAGATCATTACAGAATTGACTTATAA
- the LOC142001980 gene encoding high affinity immunoglobulin alpha and immunoglobulin mu Fc receptor-like isoform X1: MTSFSVSSVSSARRRIQVTGDVGGAITIECPVKDISKRKFWCKELKTNACVTIVSTSPYVNDDYKDRISIMEGPQEGLFQITIRRLEEDDAGLYACGTGSHNDRNSGKTLQVELKVSNGRSLEVIPSQTPNGDASYTTLGIQFPVSRTITPEKALDSTFIYARTGSTTKGIPKNSRTSGDAQPMPTQRSLRSSYGNDAFQILIPILLIILLLVASVILVRKQLQGKKGTSIYTLGCSGEAASCETYGINLRLSALEEVQGHNHMENIYSACPLRFERADKSRSHVPHESDHYRIDL; the protein is encoded by the exons TTCAAGTGACAGGTGATGTTGGAGGAGCCATCACCATCGAGTGTCCTGTGAAGGACATTTCCAAGCGAAAATTCTGGTGCAAGGAGCTCAAGACAAATGCCTGTGTCACCATCGTCTCTACCTCTCCCTACGTCAATGACGATTACAAAGACAGAATATCCATCATGGAGGGGCCCCAGGAAGGGCTATTTCAAATTACAATCAGAAGGCTGGAAGAGGATGATGCTGGATTGTACGCATGTGGGACAGGAAGTCACAATGACAGAAACAGTGGAAAGACCCTGCAAGTGGAGCTGAAGGTTTCTAATGGTAGATCACTCG AAGTCATACCATCACAGACGCCTAATGGAGATGCGTCTTATACCACACTTGGCATACAGTTCCCTGTGAGTAGGACAATCACACCTGAAAAAGCCCTAGACAGCACTTTTATCTATGCAAGAACTGGAAGTACGACTAAGGGGATTCCAAAGAACTCCAGGACAAGTGGTGATGCACAGCCCATGCCTACACAGCG ATCTTTGAGAAGCAGTTATGGGAATGATGCCTTTCAAATCCTGATACCAATTCTCCTGATAATACTGCTGCTTGTGGCTTCTGTGATACTTGTTAGAAAACAGCTACAAGGGAAGAAAG GCACTTCAATCTATACGCTTGGATGTTCTGGAGAAGCAGCTTCCTGTGAAACCTATGGAATAAACCTGAGGCTGAGTGCACTTGAAGAGGTCCAAGGACACAATCACATGGAAAATATCTACAGTGCATGTCCCCTCAGGTTTGAGAGAGCTGACAAGAGCA ggTCTCATGTACCTCACGAGTCAGATCATTACAGAATTGACTTATAA